AAGCGAAGGATGAAGGTATCTTGAAAGGTTTGGAGTCTCCGAATGATGGGCCGATTGTTTCTCACCTTTTGTTTGCGGATGATGCCATCATTTTGGGAGAGTGGTCTTCGGAGAATGTTTTGAATGTTGTCAGAATTCTTCGTGTCTTTCACATGTGCTCGGGTTTGAAAATAAATTTGTCCAAATCTAATCTTTTTGGATTGGGGGTGGAAGGAGGGGAAGTGGAGGACAAGGCAGCTAGTGTAGGGTGTAAAGCGGAAGCTCTTCCGTTTCGATATTTGGGGATCTTGGTTGGAGCTAATATGAGTAAGGTCAATAACTAGAAACCTGTGTATGATGTTTTTCAAGCTAGATTGTCTAAATGGAAGGCGAACTCTTTATCCATTGGAGGAAGACTAGTGCTTATCAAGTCTGTTCTTGAAAGCCTCCCGTCTTATTATTTTTCGCTCTACAAGGCGCCTTGCAAAGTGATAAATGATTTAGAAAGCTTGATTAGACGTTTTCTGTGGGGGAGTTCTAGTGAAGAAAAAAAATCATTGGGTCGCATGGGATAATGTGTCTATTCCTAAATAGTGTGGGGGTCTTGGTCTTAGTAAGCTTAAAGACATTAATATGGCTCTTATTTCGAAATGGTGCTGGAGGTTTAAGATAGAGGAGAATAGCCTGTGGAGGAAAGTTGTCTCTACCATTCACAGTGGGATCTGGAGTTGGGATTTTATTCCGTATAAAAAAATTGGGGAAGTTCATGGAGCAAAATTGTTAGTTGGATAGCTAGATCGAAGGTGAGTTATTTACCGTTGAGAAGCTTCTTTAAGGGGATTCCGGGTAGGGGTGACACTATTTCTTTTGGCTTGATCCCTGGGCTGCCATCGAGCCTCTAAAAGATTTATTTCCGAGCTTATTCCACATTGAAGCCGTCAAAAAATGCAAAATTAGCGAAAGAATGTCAATCGGTTCGAACCAAGTTAATACTCTTTGGCAGTGGAagagagatcctatgcaagggaCTGAACCGGAGGAATTGTCTCAGCTGCTCAGTTTATTGGATTCAGTCTCGTTGTCGGACAGATCGGATCGTTGGATCTGGATTGGGGAAGGAAAAGAAGATTTCAGTGTGGCTGCTGTTAAAAGAACAATTATGAAAGGCAGGGGTTCGAGTTCCGGGTCGAAATTTAAGTGGTGTAAGTGGGTTCCCGCCAAATGTAACATTTTCGCTTGGCGTGCGGTTATTAACAGGATTCCTACGGTCGAAGCGTTGAGGAGAAGAAACATTAGCATTCAGAATTCGTCATGTGGTCTCTGCAAGGATGGAGAAGACGAGGTAAACCATCTCTTTTCGGGTTGCTATGTGGCTAATGTAGTGTGGAGTTATGTTAGTAATTGGTGCCGCGTTCCGCATATTTATGCTTTCTCTATTCAAGATTTGGTGGAGTATTATGTGAGGTGTGGTCTCAAAGAGCCGGAAAAAACTATCTTTCAAGGTGTAATGATCATAGCTTGTTGGAGTCTTTGGAAAGCGAGAAATGAAGCCAGGTTCAGGAATGTTTCGGTTAGAATAGAGAAGGTTATTAGTGAGGTGAAAGTGTTGGGGTTTCTTTGGGTTAAGAATAGAACGAAGTTTAGAAGTTTATCATGGGAAaactggtgtaaatttgtaattatgtagttTCGGTTGTGTGTTTTTGGTGCCCCCCCAGTTTCTGGGGTGGTGGTTTGTTAATgaagtttacttttcaaaaataaaagttTTACCGAAGTGAGCATTTGGTGGATTCAGAATTAGATTTACATGTATGTTTTGTTGTTGAAGGAAAAAAACAAATCttaggggaggaggggtggttcactagtgatagtttctatcactcccactatccaatccaatcaaatcatgtcatgtcatcacccaatattctatcactagtgatagaaatgtaggcggggtggtatcactagtgatggaattctatcactcccaaatttttttaattttcattttaaaattagaaatttttaattttattttaaaacaaaattataaatttcactaattttttttaattttttattttaaattagaaattaacaataacacactaaaattaaaaatttcattaaatttaaaacatactacttcaatttaacatactagaaacatacaatttaaaaaaaaaaaaaaaaaaaaaaacctactcctcgtccgaatcgtcaaactccaaacctagagaacctactagttcgattaaatcgaatcttaaccgaaagtgagtttcttcgttacgcaattgtagatggatatcttgtggaacttgaacttgtgtatgAGGATCCGACACCCAATTcggggatattgcacgtccgtcttctttgatcagcatattgtgcaataagatacatgcatacactatgctatgtattgattTCTTGCTCGTCGCACGAACCTgtcggtgtagtataccccatctaccctttaaaacaccaaatgccctctcaacatcttttcttgccgattcttgcaattttttgaacgccTTTTCTTTAGTCTCGACAGGAAATtagggagctttcacaaaaacagaccaagatgggtagataccatccacaagataaaagcctcgtctgtaatgtcgaccgttaacatagaaaggagaggaaggtgcggtaccatccgttacaCTTTGGAACAACAgcgacgtgtgcaacacattgatgtcgttgtttgaacctggaacagcgaaatacgaatgccaaatccataaatcattcgatgccaccgcttctagtatgatggttggtcttttgatgtctccccatcgccatctagcctcgtgtgcggcgtaaatacgtgagatgtcgtggttcgtcggtttacgtaaaaactctttAGCATACAACTAAATGACCGCgttgcaaaaaaattgcaaacattcacgtgaagttctttccgacatagctaggtattcatcatattgatcgggagggttacctgtcgctagttggcgaatggcgggcgtgcatttttgtatcggcgtgaaacttgctttgcccctcgcatcgtaaccttcttgaaaccattcctcgcttgcttcgatgtcttcaacaatctttaaaaataattctttgggtaaacgaaaccgatctctaaacgtttcggcattgtagagcggatttttcacaaaataatcgttcatcaaaacttcgttggcacgtatacgatcacggtcgaccatcttcttctttgggcgggatggctcggcatcaagctcgttatacaccgacacaaaatacTTTAGCGTCtcgttgtcggaagacgactcggtatcgatgtcgctagacatcggaaacgtcgaatccgtagggaattccatttgagaaagatataaaaaTTGTGTGAAATGAGTTTAAAAGATGTAGATTGGTGTGTGTAAAATTGTTTAAAATGGAGATATAAAAAGATAAATGGTTGAAAGGttttacttattttttttttttttaaagaatgttaccgttttaaaacggtcaaaaaaatCAAACGTTTCAAATTATCAAAAGTTCAACGCGTGAAACATTCAACGCATTACAAACTTCACGCGTTAAACATTAACCGGCGGCGGTGTAGCGTGATTGTTTCACGCGTGATGGGTCGAGTATAACGTACCACCCCGTGTGGCGTTAGAAACAATAGAATAATTGGGAGAGAGTTTCCGAAGTCAAAGAAGAGTAAATTTAGACTTAACGGCAACGTTGCTTTTACTTGTTATTTTAGCGACTTCCCGAAGCAATTAATGTTTATCAACGACTTCCCGAAGCAATTAATGTTTATCAATATCTAAACCAACTTGGAAATACACGTTAGGCCTATATACTTTGAACAATTAATTTAAGGTTTCACTattttcaaaataatagtttttctTCCAAAACCATTATCTTACTCTTTGTAAATGGCAAAAGGAAACCAAATGCCATAAAACTTTTCAAACATGCACTCTCCAAAAGCTTCAGAACACATTTGGAATTTGATTCATATTCATTAATCTTAGATAGAAAAATTCATTGCCATCATAATCATGCATAAATTCTTATAAATTCACTAGATGCTCAATAATAGatattaataatttttttttctatttttcttcTATTACCCATAGTTTCCAAGATCTAAATCTTTCATATTTTAGATTTTATATTTTTCCGAGATCTAAAACTTTCAGATTTTATACTTTTCATATAAATGATGTTAGACATAGTATTTTAACAATTGAAACAATATTATTCTTCCTTTAAAAAGTATATGCATCACTTTTGTGTTTATATTTCTCTTCTAGATTATATGGCATAGTTAGCTTGGTTTGTCACTAATTTTTTTGTGGATCACCCATTGGACATAGTATTCTTATATATAAGCCAATAGTTAATGCAATCTAACTTATTTCATTATACATTCCTTTATTTTAATCCGGTGTGAATTATTTTATGTGAATGATTACTTGTGTTTACGTAGATTTTAAGAGTATCTATTTATTTAAGTTGCACACCAATCGAATGATTCCCATTCTAGAAAACAAAACTCAAGTGGCAAGTTGATACTTGATAGGTGATGGTATGGTGGACTGATGGCTTACCttaccaaaccaaaccaaattgaACTAAATTATCCCTTTTAGTTTATTCTTCATTTCATCCTTATCCTGGTTTTCGAGTTGAGTAATACCCCCGTTTACGgtttaatttatataaaatagtttCAAGTTGTATTTCTAAATATCAGACTACACTCGTGTTTAACTAATACCTACCAACTCAGACTTCACaccttaatttttattttattttgaatggTTAATGGTACACAACATCTACTAACTACTAAATTACACCGGTTTATTACCATTGCttggttttgaacttaaaacctccAACTAAAAAGCAAAAAGGCTCTACCAAAAGAGCTAGCACCACATTATCACACGTTAATTAGTTGGTAAATATTTAactcatacatacatgcatgtgTGTAAGTTACGATTATTTCAAAAAGGCTAAGAAAGACCTATAGCATGATACATATAACAAATTTTACACGTCTTTAGGGCTCAAATGGATGTTAAAACCTCATTTCTTAATGGACATCTTTCTGAAGATGTTTATATGGTTCAACCTGACGGTTTTATCGATCCAAAATATCCTAATAGGGTATGTAAGCTAAAtaagtccatttatggactcaagcaagcGTCTCAGAGTTGGAATCTTAGTTTTGACCAGAAATtcaaagagtttggttttgtcAAGAACGAAGATGAACCTTGTGTTTATAGAAAGGCTAGTGGAAGTGCTATATCATTTCTCATCTTGTATGTAGATGATATATTGATCATTGGAAACAACATCCTCATGCTTAAGGAAGTTAAACATTGGATGGGATCTTGTTTCgcaatgaaggatcttggagaagtcACTTACATTCTGGGAATCAAGATCTATAAGAGTAGATCTAAGCGACTTCTTGGGCCAACCAGAGCACATACATAGATCAAGTAATAAGACACTTTAAGATGGAAAACTCAAAGAAAGGAGGTGTTCCAATGACTAAAGGAACCGTCTTGGACAAATCACAAGCTCCCTCTGAGGATTGTGAGATAAAGTAAATGGAAGCAGTTCCACATGTTTCCCCGATTGGTTCTATCATGTATGCTATGATATGTACTCGACAGGACGTCTCGTATGCTTTGAGCATGACTAGACGTTATTAGCAGAGCCCTGGGATTGCCCACTAGACTGCAGTTAAGAACCTCCTTAGGTACTTGAGAAGGACAAAAGATATGTTCTTAATATTTGGAGGAGTCAATGAGGAGCTCACTGTAAAATGTTACACCGATGCCTTTCAAACTGGTCGAGATACCTTTCGCTCACAAACGGGTTTCGTGTTCACTCTCAACGGAGGAGCTGTCTCATGGAAAAGCTCCAAGCAGAGTGTTGTGGCTGATTCCACCACGGAATCTAAGTACATTGTCGCATCGAATACCGCAAAGGAAGCCGCTTGGATGAAGAAGTTCATAACCGGTCTCGATGTGGTTCCAAGTATCATGAAACCCATCCAGATATTTTGTGATAACACAACTGCTATTGCTCAAGCCAAGGAGCCTAAATCACATCACAAAACCAAGCACATTTTGAGAAAGTTTCACTACATACGTGAGATTGTGGAACGTGGAGACATCGTTATAAGCAAAATTGACACAGATCAAAACCTAGTTGGCCCGTTCACTAAGCCAATGACTCAAGAAAAACATGACCGTCACATGGACGCTATTGGGCTTAGATTAGCTAGTGATATGTTTTGATTTAATAGGATGTACGAACATCAAACAGTTGTACTCTTGCATTGATTAACTAGTTAAATGCAATTCTTGAATATGTTCGAATTTGATACGTTTAATCCATGAATCTTGTTGTCAcacccaactgatggcggaaacatcagggcgcggcactaggcgaaccagattgctcaagagaatccataacaactataaaaTGACAATATTTAAAAGGTTCATTGTCCCATACCAATAAACAAATATTTCATAAAACAGTCATCACAGAGTTCAAATCTCTTAAACAAAACCAATCTGACAACCTAGATTTTTATTTgcgggtttctagacttcctaatcCATTGCAGCAAACAGACCATCAACCTGTCACACACGTTAAATAAAAGTCAATAAAGTAAAgatgagtacacaagtttgcatagataTAGTAATAAAagcatttacgcataaccagcatgtaactaTCAACAATGATATAATCTAACCACGTGACTGCgatgtagagtatgcgcgacgCACGTTCACCGAAGCGAACATGTGAAGTAAAGTATGTGATCCTTAGCAACCCCTGTCacacaggtgctgagtccaaattatagtactatcgttgctaaaggCGGTCTGGTATAACACTGTGtaagcatagtaacaagcattcaacaaatcacgtatagcatgcgggagTGGTTAGCGTCtataaagtgtttgcgttgtgtgttgtgttttgatagagaacgtatgtaacacccagaAGTGTGTTAAACGAAAATGGGTTCGAATATACTCACAGAGTGTGTACTAATCAAGAAACACGATCCtcaatggattgaagggagcgccggATCAGCCTGCGTACGGGAACAGAAGCGTAAGTCCTCCAAAGTGCTGAAACGGTTGAAAATCGGAGTGTCGGTGGGAAACAgaagcttcgtacgaagctggtGCCTTCGAACGAAGGTGGGTCTTCGCACACGTGGGGCTTTCATTGCCCAAAATCGAGTGTTTTCGCGTCTGTCTTTGGAaaatcgagtgttcatccctCCAACCTTAAGCTATTGATTAACTTAGAGTCAGAGAGGTCTTTGATTACGTCACGAGTAACAATCGGGCTGTTAGGTGTAAAAGCAGTGCCTTCGTACAAAGGCAGCGCCTTTGTACGAGGCCATATGCCTTCGTATGAAGGCgttgccttcgtacgaagctggctTCACACAGAACAGTCCAGTTCACAAACATGGCTGTTTTTGGCATTCGGTGCTGTGTTTTCGCCTGAATCGGATGTATTTCCGAGTCCTTTTCAAGCTGGTGGCGACATTACCTCGTTCCACTATTCAGTGAACGAAATACATGTCGTTCTTGGTCCGTTTTGGtgtaaaaatcaagttttaaaagGTTTTTACATAGATCTAGAACTTGGTGagtgtgaaatcaactgatttCTAACTTGGCAAGCCGTGGCTAGTCCTAATACACTCGGTTAGGTGTAAATCTATTGTAAAATAAGAAGctttgatgaaaaagatgaagagttttttttataaaaacatgaagTTATGAAGTAAAGATGAAGTTcaagtgaagaagatgaagttttAGATGAAAACATTGATGTTTTGATGAAATCGAAGTGATTCTTGTGGAAAATCGaagtggaaaacgttgtgtaaTTGAATAAAGCTGTTAAATCTTACTTGAAAACGGTCGGACAGTAATTTGATAGAGGTTCGGTATGAAAATCAGCAAGTGAGAATGAATGAGGGGTGAGGGAGTATTTATAGAGGTAGTGGGTTCGGACAGCGAGCCTTTGTTCGAAGTAGCTGGCTTCGTTCGAAGGTGCTGTTTTGTGCAACCTTTTCCTCGTTTCATGTGTAAGGTACTCGTTTAATGCGTTTTGTTGTGTTAGTTAGTTATTGGTACTTTAAGTATTTTAGTGTGTCGTTGAGTTTCGAGTTGCGTTGCGTTTTAGAGTGATAAATCGAGTTATGCGAGTAgcgttgagtttgcgttgcgatagcgTTTGCGAGTAAACAATACACATAATAAGCACACACAAATAAAGCATATAAGAACACACAGCATAACATTGCTACAACATTTGCGATTTAGCGTGTTAGTCGTGATAAGCGAATGCGAAGGCGTGAGTGGTTACTGAACAAACAAACACACTCGGTAATTTAAATAGCATAATTCTCTGTAATTCGTGTTGCGTAATCGTTTGCGAATATAAAGCGTTTAAACGTATAGCGGTGCGGTGTGATGAAATGTATTTAGTATAACATAACCCTTTATTTATATCGAATCCCGGAGTACAAGATGGTTACAAATCGAAGCAAAAGCAAACGGGTAACGatccgaaaagtcgggttgttacacttGTATTCTAAATTATCTGTAGTCGGTCAGACTCATGGGAACGACTATGAATTAAGACTATTCTGACTTTGGACTTAAGGAGTTGACTTCCAAAGTCACAGACCTCATTATGAAGAACGTTGGATGTAACTcgcattgtcacaccccgatatttccacgtattaccggtgggcccggtggggagtatcatgacgtagttgatatcatcatagtcgaattatcacagtttaatgcacagcggaagtctaaaatagaaatattacaaaccgatttGAAAGTAAcataaaatattacacaacgggttgtaaaaggatccacaggcggatctaaaatAAAAAGAACTATTGTTCAACATATTTAAGCAtcaaaagcttgcaagactctttatttgaTACTAGGAGTAACCAGCccatttcgcttagtacctgcacttaactttttggaaaatacgtcagtttacactagtaaatacaattaactgactcttttgaaaatatttaagaaaaattattaattgcacaaggcacaaatattcttttattacttgggataattatttaaaaactaatcttgtaaaagaattatatgtttgttatacgttcagtagcccaggTTAGaagtaccgggttaaagattaatagacacaccacataatataacCCACAGCGAGTTATTCTCAACAAGCGGGTATATCTCTTTACatacgcaccggcaggtgtatgcctacacctcgtgcttaagtcgtggccatttcaattaATGAGctgaggatatccaggacatggtcattaaccccccaaaggcttaaaacaaacaaacagattaaaagggttatctcaatgatttaaccattattcgattaaagattcaatacccGACTAAGCGGTATtattaaataccgtaccccaagcccgtataagggaaaataagttaacagtatttacctgagcaaaaatACAAATTTATCTCAACCGTATaacaatcagcaagtgcaaatatcttttactgggctcctaaatctggaacgaaggttttaataacctctTAGATTCCTAACGagtcttacttaagtttaaacttagaccggttagttttaatgaaaggtttacggttcaaaatgtaagattaagcgaagaccagattagaatgtgatttagacccgacaagtacgaagacttgtataatatgggtaaactaaacacattttggattttgaagtgaaaatgataaggtttgacccgtttcggttaattcatgcaaactagttacataaaccgtaccgaacgtgaaaaatgcataacgggtaaccaaaagagtcatgtacaggttccctaagttaatatgcttaaaatatgttatgatatcagtaggataccttccattatgtccaaaacggatttaaaaccaatttaagccccgtaggggtattttggtcattttaaagattataaaagaggttaaatgacaatctgaggttctggtctaaaataatCAGTAAAAAAATTTATTTTCGCAAGTCATAACAGTAAGATATTGTATATAcgtgaaatttatcacttatggccaaactatgcaccgtaggagCATTTTGggcatttcacataagctttaagggtcaaatttggaaatctgagttcaaaacttttacttaatgttaaagtataaaaatttgttcataacatcagtaggtaacaagccttaggtgccaaatatggttttaaaccgtACTAcgcgcctaaatcgcataaaagtcggtatttgacgatattcgggTTGAATAAAGAAATCAGAGATTTTGAAAAGCGTTTGCtgtttaaaataacttatttaatgtataaaatcagtagaaaaaggtttgatatgtaaaggatgtgtaaaactcattttattagcaaaaagggcataaccgtcaattaccgagtcaatgcaagaaccctatgttatgatcagtttaaaattcgacaaaaatcttcaaaaatccctaaatattatattacatcaatGGGTAGAATGTTTGATGTCAAAATTCTGGTTTAAATGGATTTTATGCCgaaaatgccgtttaattaataaaaagctttcaatttacgatattgagcatatcTCCTAATTTAGACcataaactgatgtcaaatttttagggcatgcttataaatcagtaataaaggtttttgtcctctcacatttttaaaaatctcgtttttacatcaaaagggcataatggtcaacagttaagcatttaacggaaacatacAAATGATTCGGATTAAATAGGAACCATatagtataatctcagagggttatactaacatgtaatatggtcctaaaggaaccctaaggcatatctaaaacaagctaaatcgggtcagaactgaaagtcaaagcaaaagtctacttttgcgactttcggttccgaaccgagcctaaactaagaattgtcaggttgaacatgcctagacatgttcttatatcatttaccaagttattttaatgttaaaacatgttccataacctcTGCATTGctagttatgaatttatttgtAAAAATACATTTTGTTGACTTCttaatattaagtttgacccgacaattgaccaagttagagtgagaatcagtaggtgcccttttaagggtttattacctacataattaccaactcatagccacttttagttcgaataatggctggaccattaatgattgatcactaagtcaaagcttaattatgATAGTTTTAACTTTTGGTctttaaactaataaaacttgAACTTAAGAGGCTAAGAACACTTACTATGGTCCTTAGCACGAAAATAGAACTGAGGAAAGCTTGCTTGAACTCCAGGAAGCTCCAGAGAAAGAGTTGTGAAGAATTTTGAATTGTGCAAATGAACAAGTGAACTACAAGTCCTTTATATAGCAAATTACACTTCACAAGATCACTCCACATGCCCCTATACTGATCCCAGATGTTAGCAGGTGCCCCtagtgcatgaaaaaccattggcACAGTCCCTGGTATCGATCTGAGGCATGcaaaggcggtgcaacaggctgaccTGCAGCTGTGCagatttttctgcatctggcactaccacgcgggccgcgtaagactcttAAGGAGTCTATGCGGGCCGCGTCGCTCCGCTATGACCAGAAATCAACTTTCAGTTATTGCAGTTTTGGTCCGTGGTCCATAATAAGTttaaataactttcatttattgtATTTAGGACCCCCATAGTTAACTTTTAAGGACCTTGGGTCATAAACTAACTCCATTAAGCTCCCGGTTAGTTGTACGATCACCCGAAAAGTCTTGTA
The sequence above is drawn from the Helianthus annuus cultivar XRQ/B chromosome 12, HanXRQr2.0-SUNRISE, whole genome shotgun sequence genome and encodes:
- the LOC110893192 gene encoding uncharacterized protein LOC110893192, yielding MSIGSNQVNTLWQWKRDPMQGTEPEELSQLLSLLDSVSLSDRSDRWIWIGEGKEDFSVAAVKRTIMKGRGSSSGSKFKWCKWVPAKCNIFAWRAVINRIPTVEALRRRNISIQNSSCGLCKDGEDEVNHLFSGCYVANVVWSYVSNWCRVPHIYAFSIQDLVEYYVRCGLKEPEKTIFQGVMIIACWSLWKARNEARFRNVSVRIEKVISEVKVLGFLWVKNRTKFRSLSWENWCKFVIM